TCGGTAACGCCGGGAACGGTTTGCAACTGGAATTTAACCAGCCAATCCTGAATTGTGCGCATTTCTTCCAGCGAATATTTGCCGGATTCGTCTTCCAAATAGTAAAACAGCACCAGCCCCATTCCGGTGGAAATCGGTCCCATTTGCGGATCGCCGAAACCCTCCGGAATTTGCTCGCGCGCTTCCTGCAGCCGTTCGTTGACGAGCTGGCGTGCAAAATAAATATCAGTGCCGTCCTCGAAATAAATGTTCACCACCGACAGCCCGAAATTGGAAACCGAGCGGATATTTTGCAAATTCGGGATGCCGTTCATGGCGACTTCCACGGGATAAGTTACATATTTTTCAACCTCTTCCGGTGCCAATCCTTCGGTAACCGTGAACACCTGCACCAGCGCCGGCGAAACATCCGGGAACGCGTCAATCGGCAATTTCATGTAACTGTAATAACCGGCGACAATTACGACAACGCCCAAAACGAGCATCATCAGCCGGTTTTTCAGAACAAAATCTATACTATTTTGCATATCTTTTTCACCCCCTTAATGTGCGTGACCGTCGCCGAACGCGCCCTTTTCGAGTTCTGCTTTCAGCGTGAAACCGTTTTTTGCCACGTAAATTTCGCCGGGTTGCAATCCGGCGCGAATTTCCACGGCAACGTGATTTTCACGCCCGATGCTCACCGGTTGCGGTCTGAATCCGTCCGGCGTTTTCACAAAAACCACGGTGCGATTTTCAAATCGCTCCAGCGCGGATTTCGGCACGGCAACCGGCACTTCAATCGCAGCGGTGACGACTTCGGCGTTCACAAACAAGCCCGGTCGCCAGTGTCCGTTCGGGTTTGCGACAATCACCCGGGCGGTGGCGGTGCGTTTCGCTTCGCTCATCGTCGGACTGATATACGATACTTTTCCGGTGAACGGCGGCATCGATTCCCCGGCAGAAATCGTCGCCCGCTGCCCGACCTGCACGTGCTCCAAATCTTTTTGAAACACAGCGAGATCCGCCCACACATAGCTGAGATCAGCGATGATGATATCGTGGCTGTTGTCGTTGACAGCTTCGCCTTTGGTGAGGTGCATCTCGATGATGGTGCCGTCGATCAGCGAGGTGATTTCGTACGGCGCGAGGCTTTCGTTGCTTTCGATGATTGCCAGCACATCGCCGGCGCTCACGCGATCACCGATTTTTTTGTGCACTTTTTTGACAATCCCGGGAAATCGCGGGATGATGTGCGCCAGCCGGTCGGGATCGATGACAATTTCGCCGGTCAAGTCGCGGTGTTGCTGGACCGTTCCGGCGCTTGCAGTATCGATTTCGATGCCGAATTCCGCCAGTTCCGCATCCGATAATTGCAACATCTCGCTGTGAGAATCGTGTTCCGCATGCGCCGATGCAGACGCTTGTTCCGGTGCTTCCGGCTGGCTTTGCGAACACGCCAACAGCAGCCAAAACGCTGCTAGCGCAATCATTCCGGTCAAGGTATTTTTTGATGATTTATGGGATGTCATTTTGTTTATCCTGTTTTTTACTGTCATATTTTTAAACTCGTTAACTCTGCGCTTTCCGCGCCCGCTGCGGTTAATTCTACCTAAAAATATCAATGAATTTTCCGGGCGATTAATCGTTCAATGCGAACGGCTGTTTCGTGCAACTCGCGCAATGCATGCAAATAGCGATCGCGCGATTCAAACAGCGTGCGCTGGGCGTCCAGCACATCCAGAAAATCGAATCGACCCTGCAAATAACCGTCGCGAATACTGGCATATGCCTTTTCCGCCTGCGGAATTATTTGCTCCCGGAGCGCCGATATCTCGCTGCGTGTTGCACCAAAAGCGTTGTATGCCTCCGAAAGTTCGGTAGCAAGTGCCAGTTTTGCCGCTTCGAATTCCTTTTCAGATTTCGCCAAATTCAGCCGGGCAGCTTCGCGATTGCCCTGATTGCGATCGGCAATCGGCAGTGGCAGGGATAATCCCACCACAAATGCAATATCGCCGCTTTCATTCATGTGACGAACGCCGCCGCTCACGGTCGGATCGGGAATCACTTTTGCATCCGCAACCGCGATTTCGGCTTTGCGATGGGCCATTTCCGCAGCAAAACGCCGCAAATCCGGGTTGTTCGAAAGCTGATTCTGCAACGTATCTTCCGGCGGGAGCGTAAATTCAATGTCAATATTTCCGGTGACCCGGGAAAGATGCGCATCGCGGCTGCCCCAGGTTGCCGCAAGCCGTTTGCGGGCAGATTCACGCAGTTGCTCCGCTTTTTTCAGCGCGATGGCATTTTGTGCCAGCACAATTTCCGCGCGTGAAGCTTCCGCCGGCGATACCTTTCCGGCGGCAACCCGCTGACGGGTGGTTTCCAGCAGGCTTTCAGAAAGCTTCAGCAATTCGGTTTTCGCGTCAATATCCGCCTGCGTAATCAGCAATCGGTTGAATGCGTTATGCACTTCTGCATACAAATCCAGCCGTATGCGTTCCGCATCCCATGCTGCCAAATCGCTTTCGAAAGCGGTGACGTCCATCTGTTTGCGGCGTTTGTCGCTCAACAAAATCTGTTGACTTAACGCAATGGTTGTTTCGATGCCATCTGTGCCGCGCAAGCTGCCGGAACCGCCAAAATTTTCAAATTCAAGATCGATTTCAGGGTTCGGGCGATTCGCCATTTGAATAGTTCGCGCTTCCGCCGAATGTATTTCGATGATCGCCGCGGCTAATCCCGGATTGTTTTGGAGAGCCAACGCCAATGCATCTGCAAAAGTAATTTGGCCGTATGGCTGAACCGGTTGGCGACTCTCCGAAACAGCGCTGTTGTGTTCGGTTAACTGGAAATTTATCGATGATTCCGGTCGGAGGGCTGCTGCCCGGTTTACGCTGCAACCGCAGAGCAACAGCAACAGGCATCCAACCCAAATTATTGGATTTCGGAACATAAATACCCCACTGTAAAAGTGCGTATGTACGTATTTTTCCGGTTTACGGTATTCATCCGTAACTGGATTTTTTATGATTGATTGGAGAAAAAGGGTGGGTTCAAATCAAAAGAACAGTGCTTTTAAGCGACTCTATTACGTTGGTTGAAATGATTACTGCGCCAATTGTGACTTTCTGAATTGGTTCGTCTGCAGAAAATTTTAGCGGTAAATGAATGGCGGCAGAAAATTCAGGTGTCTGAAGATCGAGATCGTTTTTGGAGATGCGGCTTTGTTCGTCCCGGCAATCGGAATTCAGCGACACATCGCGGCATTCACCGCAATGGCTGGCTTCCGAATTGCAGTGCAGCACCAACGATTCGCTAAATACTGCCGAATCAATTTGCCCGGATTCTTCGCATGAATTGCTGTCGCTGCTGCGCTCCACTGCCACATGGCCATCGTTGCCAATGCACAGCACAAATCCGGTCAACGCGCCGTGCAGCACCAAAAAGTGCAAAACGAATACGGTTGAAAAGATAAAACTGAGTCGTTTTTTATGGTGATAGAATGTTTTCATTTTTCGGTTTTACCGTGCAACAATTTTTTGATTAACATGCAGCGATAATCTGAACAATATCCGCTGCGAAATCAAGTCACGATTCATAAAATAATTTGCCAATTAGTGTTGATCCACCGGATCAGCATATTTTTTTTGCAACGCAGTCAGCTCGTTGCCCAACTGTTCGCGAATCGAAACGGAATTGGGATCATCGAAAATATTGTGCATTTCATTTGGATCGGATTGCAGATCGAACAATTCCCAGGTATCCGGTGCATCGTAAAAATGGATCAATTTGTAGCGATCCGTACGAATGCCGTAGTGTTTCCGGACATCGTGCCAGCCGTGCGGATATTCGTAATAATGGTAATAAATAGCCGTTCGCCAATCCGCAACGGGCTTCCCGGAAAACAGCGGTTTCAGCGATTGACCTTGCATATCATCAGGGATGTCGGTGTTTGCCAGATCCAGAAATGTCGGCGCGAAATCGAGGTTTTGCACCAAATCCGTGTTCACGCTGCCCGGCGCAATTTCCCGGGGAAAACGGATCAGCAGCGGCATCGACAGCGACGGTTCATACATGAACCGTTTGTCGTACCAGCCGTGTTCACCGAGATAAAATCCCTGATCGGATGTGTAAACCACGATTGTATTTTTTGCCAAATCGTGCGCATCGAGATAATCCAGCAACTTGCCAACGCCGTCATCAACGGACAAAACGCAGCGCAGGTAATCCTTCATATATCGCTGATATTTCCATTTCAGCAACGCTTCGCCGCTCAAATTGGCGTCGCGGAACGCGGCATTTACGGAATCGTAATGAGCATCCCATGCGGCTTTTTGATCGGGCGTAAATAATTCGTAAGTGCTTTTCCAAATTTCCACAATGTTTTCTGCAAATTTTGTATTTCCGCCGGAGCCGGTTTCGGTTTCGTAATCGCCCGGATGCAATTTCATGTCGTAAGACAGATACATATCAGAAATGCGCATGTCCGCTTCGGCGGCTGCGGATCGCCCGGCGTAATCGTCGAACAGTGTTTCGGGATACGGTAAATCCTGATTAAATTTTTCGAGATATTTGGTGTCCGGCATCCAGTTGCGATGCGGCGCTTTGTGGTGTACCAACATGCAGAAGGGTTTGTCCGGATCGCGATTGTCCAGCGCGGCGATAGCCTTTTCGGTGATTATGTCCGTTGTGTATCCGGTTAGCTCTTTTCGTTCACCATTTTCGATGAAAATCGGGTTGTAATATCTGCCCTGACCAACCAGCACTTCCCAATTATCGAAACCGGTTGGCGCAGATTTCAGGTGCCATTTGCCGATCATCGCGGTGTAATATCCGGCGTTTTGGAGCAGTTTCGGGAAGGTGGTCTGGGTGCTGTCGAACCGGTCGCGGTTATCGCGTAACCCATTCAAATGACTGAATTTACCGGTGAGTAAAACTGCCCGGCTCGGTCCGCAGATCGAGTTGGTGACGAAGCTGTTTTCGAAGCGCATGCCCTCATCTGCCAGCCGGTCGATATTCGGCGTTTGGATGAGGTTGCTACCATACGCGCTGATCGCATTTTCCGCGTGATCGTCGCTCATGATGAATAAAATATTCGGGCGTTTTTCCGGTTGATTGGCGCCAATTTGCCCAATCGACAGTGACATAAAAATCGTAATCAGTGTTGCTAAAAGTTGATGATTTCTCATGATACCTGCGTTTTTTTGGTGAAAGTTTTCTGCAAGTGAGAGCCAAAAATAGCCCATTATTCGGCGGTGCCGATTAGCGTAAATGCCGCCCAATCTTTGGGATCCGGGAATTTTTTTCGCGTTTCGATCATCGCGTTTTGGAGCGCGAGCGCTTTGTTGCCATGTCGTAAATATTCCGTGTAAAAATGGATCATCAATTCTTTGGTCGATTCGTCATCCACCTGCCACAAACTGACCAGTAGCGACCGCGCTCCGGCAGCCAAAAATGCCCGGGTAAATCCGATCGTGCCCTGCCCCAAAACTTTGCCCAATCCGGTTTGGCAGGCGCTGAGCGTTACCAAATCCGCTTTCAGGAAAAAGTTATTAACGATTGTCCGGGCATCCAAAATTCCCGGAAATTCGGGTTTTGGCGGCGCCATTTTTGCGGACATCCGGGATAAATCGTCGTTCGGATCATTCAATTTTACAGCGAGTCGTGGATCACCGGGAAACGCCAGTTGCGCAGATTGCGGTTGTAAATCGATATCGCCGGGTTCCAGTTCGCTCAAAACCACAAACGAACTCAGCGGATCGTCAATGCAGGCAAAGCCGTGCGTTGCAAAATGCAGCACGCTGAAATCCTGATGCCAGGCTTCCAGCCGCAGCCGGTCTGCCTGTTTGCCGATAAACAGCTCCGATCGATCGCGACCGAACAACTGTGCAATCGCTTTTGCCTCGTCCTCTGCGCCGGATAGTTGCGAAAACTTTATTTCTAAACCGCATGATTGCACAAGCTGTGGCATTTGCGGATTTCCGATAATCCAGGCTTTGGGATCACGTTGGTCCGCTGGGCGTTGCTGCGCCGCGATCGACGCCCAATCCTGTTCGGACGGCGCGTACGTGAGCACAAACTGATCGCCAAAATACTGTTCGTTTTTATCCAGCAGCGATGCGAATGGCACAATCCACAGCGAGCGGTGCGGAATAATCACCAGCGTTTGGTTGTCGCCGGATGGCAGCGAATGCCGAATCGGTGCGATGAGCAGTTGAAACAACTGCTGCGCCAATTTGGTATGCGAGCGAATGGTGGAAACATCTGTCGGTAAAAATATCGGCACTGCATTTCGTGACGCCGTTATCCCGCGCGATTGCTGAACGTGCAGCGCGGATCGGTATTCGTTGATCAGCGCATCCAGCGAATCGGGCGATACCGGAACAACGGCACCATTGATATCGTTCTCCGGCGATTTGGTCAAAATAGCTATTTGGTTATCGAGTAAAAAATATTCCAGAAACGTAACTGCTGGCAAATTCTCCGGCGCATTTGCGACTGCTGTTTCGCCCATTTCGGAGGCAATGCCTTGGGATAATTTTTGCTCGAGATCAGGGTCCGGTTGGGAAATTGTGCCGGGAAACAGTTGGTTGGAGGTGATGCCGATTGACGTTTGCGCCATCATATTTGAATTGTTGTTAGCCGTGCCGATCGAGAATTCGTAAAAACTTTGCGGCGATTGCGATTCGAGATAGGTGAGCGGCAAAGTGCCGGAAATCGGCGGTTTGCTGCCCATTTTGGTTTGCCGAAGTGCGGCGAGAGAGCTGCCGCGAAGTTTTTCGATCACCGGTCGCGCGATGCTGAAATCGTTGTTTTTCAACGAAACATTGATAGCCGTTCGGGCATAATCGTTGAGAAATGCCGTTTGATTTTCCAAAAAACTGACCTTTCCTTGATCGGTCGAAAATCTGCCGCCCAAAGATTCTACAATGTCAAAATAGGTTTTGAAATACGCCAACGCTTTCTCATCATCACCGGTTGCGGAATAGCATTTTGCCAACCCGCCGTTGGCATGCCACGCGGTTTCTTCATCGTTTACGGTGGCGTTTTTGGTGAGGGTTTGGTGATAATAATCTGTTGCCGTTTTGATATCGCCGCTTTCGAAATAGGTTGAGGCAAGGTGCGCCAGTGCACGGCAATAGCCACGATTATCGCCGGCGGTTTGATATAAAACCAGCGATTGTTTGATATCCGCAATAGCAGCCGGAAAATCGCCCTCTTCCCGAAATGCGGCACCGCGAGCCAAATACGCTTGCCGAAGCTGATTGGAAATCTGGGCATCAGGTTGTTCGGACAGCAGCGCATCCAGCAGTGTTTTTGCACTGTCTAACTGATTGTTTTTTATGTAGCTCCAAGCAATATTTGCAGAAATGTGCCGTTCTTCGGACACCAGTCCGGAGCGCTTGGCAATTTGCAGCGCCTGCGAATACAATGTTTGCGATTGCGAAAACTGACTTTGTTGCAAATACATATTTCCGGCATTTATGAGCAGCATAACCGATAACCGGGCTTCTGTTTTGGTGGGGTTCTGCGCTAAAAAATCGCCGAAATCGTCAAATGTTGCAGAATACAAATCCGTGACCAACGCAAAACCGTCGCCGGAATTATACCCTTTAGATGACGATTGCAAATCGGACAACGCATCGTCAAACAGGTTTTCGGCTCCCGTTGCGTTTTTGGTTTCGAGAATTTTCAACCCTTTTTCAAAATAGCCGAGCCCCCGTTGATATTCTGAACGAGCTTCATAAAAATTACCAACCATGTTGCAAATAGCCGCGCTGGCGAGAAAATCGTCCACAGATTCAGCTTTGAGTAGCGCTTCCCGGAAAGCGGATAAAACAGCTTCCTTTTGCAAAATGTCATCGGAATTTTGGGCGAGTAACGCCGCGGCTGAATCCGCTTTGCTGACCGCTTCAAAAATTGCATCGCGAGCCGCAGGTTGGGCAAATAATCCGGTGGCAATGGCAATCTGGAAAAATAACCCCACCATAAAGCTGTGTTTATATAAATGTAAAACCTGATTTTTCATGTTGTGCCTTCTGCGAAAAAGGTGATTAACATTTGGCAATCTGCGATAATATGCCCAACATATTCCGGGAAAGCTATTAAAAATCGGGGATTTACAAAGAAAAAGAGCGATTGAGCAGTCTGCAGGAAATTACAATTGCCGGACAACTTTGCAGGGATTTCCGAACGCGAGCACATTAGCCGGTATATTTTTGGTGACGATCGAACCTGCGCCGATCGTCGTATTGTCACCGATGGAAACGCCGGGGAAAACGATGCAACTGCCGCCAATCCATACGTTATCGCCAATCGCCACCGGCGCGGCGGCGGTGTGATAGATGGCGGTGCCGTCGGTTTCATCCCAATTTTGTTTGATGCGATCACTCGCCTTCAACGGATGATACGCCGTATAAATCTGCACATTCGGCGCAATCAACCCGTTTTTTCCGATGGAAATGCGATTGCAATCCAGAAATGTCGCGTTAAAGTTGATAAACGTGTTATCGCCGATAAAAATATTTTCGCCGTAATCGCAAAAAAATGGCGCTTCGATCCACACATTTTTACCCAATTTCCCGAACAATTCTCTCAACGCAGCGGTTTTGGCGGCTGCATCGTGCGATTCAGTGGAATTGAAAATCCGCAATAATCGCCGCGCTTTGTGATACATTTTGATCAACTCGGGATCGCGGGAATTATACGGCTGGCTGGCCAGCATTTTTTCTTTTTCTGTCATTTTCATTCGAAATTGAAACCCAGCAAAACCGTATCTTCTGAATTAAACGCAATGATGCCTTCATTCACAAAACCCAGTTTTTGGAGCAACCCGATCGACGCGATATTGTCCGGTTTGGTGATTGCCACAACGCGTTTGAGTTTGAGCGTATTTTTGGCGAACTCCAGCGTGGCGATTGCGGCTTCCGAAGTGTATCCTTTTTTGAAAAATTCCGGCAGCATCGCAAAACCGATGTCGATATCAGCCATCGTATCGCGTTTGAGCAACCCGCACATACCAACCGGTGTTTGCGAATGTTTCAACGAAACCCGCCACAATCCGAAGCCGTTTTCCGTATAGCTTTTGATCGGACCGTTTCGCAAATAGGTTTTGGCGTCGTCGATATTTCGAACGCCTCTGTCGCCAATGAAACGCAGCCAGCCGTCAGAATTGACCAGTTTTTGGATAAACGGCGCGTCGTTTTCATCAAATTCGCTGATGATTAACCGCTCGGTTTCGATGCTTACGGGCATATTCTCGCTTTCATATTGATGAAACTGTTGATCTATTTTGAGCGAATTTAGGCAGTTTCACGCGATCATCAAAATTATTTTCGCGATTTGCCGGATGAATTTGCACAGTTCGACCGATTCAACTGTTGTAAAAATGCGCCATTTACCGTATTATTTCCGATGAATAAACCGCAGAGCAAAACCATTCGCGTCGAATCTATTTCCAAAACTTTTTCGGGTGACCAACCGGCTGTAAATGCAGTGTCATTCACGATTTCAGACGGCAAAACGCTGGCGTTGATCGGCACCAGCGGCAGCGGAAAAACCACCATTCTGAAGATTTTGAACCGATTGTTGCGACCGGATTCGGGGCGGGTGATCATTCGCGGAACAGATATTTCCGGCACAGATGCGACCGGGCTGCGGCGACAAATCGGATACATTATTCAGGGTGCCGCGCTGTTTCCGCACTGGACGATTTCCCAAAATGTCGGGTTGGTTCCGCGGTTGCTCGGCTGGCGAAAAAAGCGCATTGAATCGCGGGTAACGGAATTGCTGCAACTGGTCGGACTGCCGGACGATTTTCGATCGCGATATCCAGCGGAACTGAGCGGCGGGCAGCAACAACGCGTCGGGATTGCCCGGGCGTTGGCGGCCGATCCGCCCATCATTCTGCTCGACGAACCGTTCTCTGCACTCGACCCGATCACCCGGCGACAGTTGCAGGATGAATTTTTGAACCTTCGCCGCCAGCTCGATAAAACGATGGTACTGGTCACGCACGATCTCGAAGAGGCATTTTTGCTCGCCGACGAAATTTTGGTGCTGGATAGGGGAGAAGTGCAACAAATTGGCTCAGCGGCGGATTTAAGGGACAATCCCGCCAACGATTTTGTGAAACAATTTGTGGAAAGCCAACTGCGATAATGCGAAATTTTAGCAAACATATTGCGTTCCTCAACTTCCTGTTTTTGCTGATATTTACACCCGCAAACTCACAGGAAATTGTAACGATCGGCTCGAAAAATTTTCCCGAATCTCGGGTACTCGGCGAAGTGATGGCACAGCTCATCGAAGCCAAAACCGATTACGCCGTTCAGCGAAAATGGGGGCTCGGCGGCACGCTGATTTGTTTCGAAGCGCTGCGCAATGGAGATATCGATATTTACCCGGAATACACCGGCACCGGCGCAACGGCGATTCTCAACGCACCATCGCTCAGCGTTAATCCGGACAGCTTGTTTGCATTTGTGCAACGGCAATTTCGGCTACAATTTCAGATCGAATGGCTTGCTCCGTTCGGGTTCAATAACACTTACGCAATCGTCGTTTCGCCGGAGATTGCCGCAAATACGCTGACGGAATTGGCGGCTATTGCGGGCGAAATCCGGGCGGGATTTTCTCACGAATTTCTCAATCGTCCGGACGGGTATCCCGGCTTGGCGAAAACCTATCGATTGAAATTTGGCGAGTTACGAGGAATGGAGCACGGGCTCGCGTATCAGGCCATCGCCGCCGGCGAAATCGATTTGACCGACGCATATTCCACCGACGGCAAATTAGAAAAATATCATCTGAAAGCGTTGGCGGATGACATACACTTTTTCCCGCCGTATTTCGCGGCGCCGATGGTGCGCATCGCAACGCTGAAACGGCTGCCGAAATTGGCGGGTGTACTCAAATTGTTGGACAATCGCATCAGTGAAGCCGCAATCCGCCAGATGAATTTTCGGGTGGAA
The window above is part of the Calditrichia bacterium genome. Proteins encoded here:
- a CDS encoding efflux RND transporter periplasmic adaptor subunit, which encodes MTSHKSSKNTLTGMIALAAFWLLLACSQSQPEAPEQASASAHAEHDSHSEMLQLSDAELAEFGIEIDTASAGTVQQHRDLTGEIVIDPDRLAHIIPRFPGIVKKVHKKIGDRVSAGDVLAIIESNESLAPYEITSLIDGTIIEMHLTKGEAVNDNSHDIIIADLSYVWADLAVFQKDLEHVQVGQRATISAGESMPPFTGKVSYISPTMSEAKRTATARVIVANPNGHWRPGLFVNAEVVTAAIEVPVAVPKSALERFENRTVVFVKTPDGFRPQPVSIGRENHVAVEIRAGLQPGEIYVAKNGFTLKAELEKGAFGDGHAH
- a CDS encoding TolC family protein → MFRNPIIWVGCLLLLLCGCSVNRAAALRPESSINFQLTEHNSAVSESRQPVQPYGQITFADALALALQNNPGLAAAIIEIHSAEARTIQMANRPNPEIDLEFENFGGSGSLRGTDGIETTIALSQQILLSDKRRKQMDVTAFESDLAAWDAERIRLDLYAEVHNAFNRLLITQADIDAKTELLKLSESLLETTRQRVAAGKVSPAEASRAEIVLAQNAIALKKAEQLRESARKRLAATWGSRDAHLSRVTGNIDIEFTLPPEDTLQNQLSNNPDLRRFAAEMAHRKAEIAVADAKVIPDPTVSGGVRHMNESGDIAFVVGLSLPLPIADRNQGNREAARLNLAKSEKEFEAAKLALATELSEAYNAFGATRSEISALREQIIPQAEKAYASIRDGYLQGRFDFLDVLDAQRTLFESRDRYLHALRELHETAVRIERLIARKIH
- a CDS encoding sulfatase; its protein translation is MRNHQLLATLITIFMSLSIGQIGANQPEKRPNILFIMSDDHAENAISAYGSNLIQTPNIDRLADEGMRFENSFVTNSICGPSRAVLLTGKFSHLNGLRDNRDRFDSTQTTFPKLLQNAGYYTAMIGKWHLKSAPTGFDNWEVLVGQGRYYNPIFIENGERKELTGYTTDIITEKAIAALDNRDPDKPFCMLVHHKAPHRNWMPDTKYLEKFNQDLPYPETLFDDYAGRSAAAEADMRISDMYLSYDMKLHPGDYETETGSGGNTKFAENIVEIWKSTYELFTPDQKAAWDAHYDSVNAAFRDANLSGEALLKWKYQRYMKDYLRCVLSVDDGVGKLLDYLDAHDLAKNTIVVYTSDQGFYLGEHGWYDKRFMYEPSLSMPLLIRFPREIAPGSVNTDLVQNLDFAPTFLDLANTDIPDDMQGQSLKPLFSGKPVADWRTAIYYHYYEYPHGWHDVRKHYGIRTDRYKLIHFYDAPDTWELFDLQSDPNEMHNIFDDPNSVSIREQLGNELTALQKKYADPVDQH
- a CDS encoding CHAT domain-containing protein; the encoded protein is MKNQVLHLYKHSFMVGLFFQIAIATGLFAQPAARDAIFEAVSKADSAAALLAQNSDDILQKEAVLSAFREALLKAESVDDFLASAAICNMVGNFYEARSEYQRGLGYFEKGLKILETKNATGAENLFDDALSDLQSSSKGYNSGDGFALVTDLYSATFDDFGDFLAQNPTKTEARLSVMLLINAGNMYLQQSQFSQSQTLYSQALQIAKRSGLVSEERHISANIAWSYIKNNQLDSAKTLLDALLSEQPDAQISNQLRQAYLARGAAFREEGDFPAAIADIKQSLVLYQTAGDNRGYCRALAHLASTYFESGDIKTATDYYHQTLTKNATVNDEETAWHANGGLAKCYSATGDDEKALAYFKTYFDIVESLGGRFSTDQGKVSFLENQTAFLNDYARTAINVSLKNNDFSIARPVIEKLRGSSLAALRQTKMGSKPPISGTLPLTYLESQSPQSFYEFSIGTANNNSNMMAQTSIGITSNQLFPGTISQPDPDLEQKLSQGIASEMGETAVANAPENLPAVTFLEYFLLDNQIAILTKSPENDINGAVVPVSPDSLDALINEYRSALHVQQSRGITASRNAVPIFLPTDVSTIRSHTKLAQQLFQLLIAPIRHSLPSGDNQTLVIIPHRSLWIVPFASLLDKNEQYFGDQFVLTYAPSEQDWASIAAQQRPADQRDPKAWIIGNPQMPQLVQSCGLEIKFSQLSGAEDEAKAIAQLFGRDRSELFIGKQADRLRLEAWHQDFSVLHFATHGFACIDDPLSSFVVLSELEPGDIDLQPQSAQLAFPGDPRLAVKLNDPNDDLSRMSAKMAPPKPEFPGILDARTIVNNFFLKADLVTLSACQTGLGKVLGQGTIGFTRAFLAAGARSLLVSLWQVDDESTKELMIHFYTEYLRHGNKALALQNAMIETRKKFPDPKDWAAFTLIGTAE
- a CDS encoding sugar O-acetyltransferase, with product MTEKEKMLASQPYNSRDPELIKMYHKARRLLRIFNSTESHDAAAKTAALRELFGKLGKNVWIEAPFFCDYGENIFIGDNTFINFNATFLDCNRISIGKNGLIAPNVQIYTAYHPLKASDRIKQNWDETDGTAIYHTAAAPVAIGDNVWIGGSCIVFPGVSIGDNTTIGAGSIVTKNIPANVLAFGNPCKVVRQL
- a CDS encoding GNAT family N-acetyltransferase, whose translation is MPVSIETERLIISEFDENDAPFIQKLVNSDGWLRFIGDRGVRNIDDAKTYLRNGPIKSYTENGFGLWRVSLKHSQTPVGMCGLLKRDTMADIDIGFAMLPEFFKKGYTSEAAIATLEFAKNTLKLKRVVAITKPDNIASIGLLQKLGFVNEGIIAFNSEDTVLLGFNFE
- a CDS encoding ATP-binding cassette domain-containing protein; this translates as MNKPQSKTIRVESISKTFSGDQPAVNAVSFTISDGKTLALIGTSGSGKTTILKILNRLLRPDSGRVIIRGTDISGTDATGLRRQIGYIIQGAALFPHWTISQNVGLVPRLLGWRKKRIESRVTELLQLVGLPDDFRSRYPAELSGGQQQRVGIARALAADPPIILLDEPFSALDPITRRQLQDEFLNLRRQLDKTMVLVTHDLEEAFLLADEILVLDRGEVQQIGSAADLRDNPANDFVKQFVESQLR